The Tardibacter chloracetimidivorans DNA window TCGGCCGCGCGGCGATTCGGCATAATCAGAGCCCTTCCAAGAACGCGAGGAGCTGATCGTCTGGTCGGAACCGACCCGACGGGGTTGGCGGAGCGGCGACGCGCGCGAGCGCTTTCTCTTTCATCCGCATGTCGGCGTGGATGTAGATTTGGGTGGTCTCGACGTTCTCATGACCGAGCCAGAGGGCGATCACCGCTGGATCAACACCGTGGTGGAGCAGGTCCATCGCGTTGCTGTGACGTAGCGTATGTGGCGTAACCCGCTTCGCGCCGATGGTGGGGCATGTCCGCGCCGCCGTCAGGCAGTGTTTACGGACGAGATGCTCCAGCGCATCGCGGCTGAGCTGTTCTCCCCGGATCGACGGGAACAGCGGCCTGCCTTCATCCTTATCGCTGCCGATCCATACAGCCAGCAGCTTGGCCGTCTCGCGGCGGAGCGGCGTGGCGCGCTCTTTGCGGCCTTTGCCCATGCAGCGGATGTGCGCGCCTGTCCCCAGTGCGACATCGCCGCATCTCAGGCCGACCAGCTCGGATGCGCGAAGGCCGGTCTGAACCGCGAGCAGCAACAGCGCATGATCGCGCCGTCCCGCCCAAGTCGAGCGATCCGGTGCTGCCAGCAACGCCGCCATCTCCTCGGCATCGAGGAACGTCACCGTGCGCTTCACGTAGCGCTTGTTGGGCATCGCCAGCACGCGCTGGCAGTGCAGCAGCCAGGTCGGATCGGTCATCGCGACGAAGCGGAAGAACGACCGGATCGCGGCGAGCCGAGTATTTCGGCTTCGCGCGCTGTTCCCCCGCGCCGTTTCTGTATGGACGAGGAAGTTGGCGATCAGATCGGCGTCGATGTCATCGACCAACAGCTTGACCGGCGGCTTGCTAAGCTGAGCACTCGCATATCGAAGCAGCAGCCGGAACGTGTCGCGATATCCAGCGACCGTGTGACGGCTCGCTTCCAGCTGGGTGCAAAGCCGGTCGGTAAAGAAGCGCTGGATCAGCGCCGGCAAGGCGGTGGCGCTCATGATGCCATCTCCCGCCGATCGCGGTGGCACGGGCCATCGCTAGATCGAGCAGCTCCGGCACCGCTTCCAGATACCAGTATGTGTTGGAGGGGTTGGTATGACCCAGATAGGTCGTCAGCCGGATCATCTCGCGCGCCGGGTCTTTGCCGGTCCGATACCAGTTGATCATCGTGCGTACCGCGAAGGTGTGGCGCAGATCGTGGATGCGCGGCCCTCGGCCATGTCGCTGATACTGCTGGTGGGATCGCAAGCCGATCCTCTGGCATGCCTGCGCGAAGTTATAGCGAGCCGAGCAGTCAGTGAGCCTCGTCGCCTTTTCGGTAACGAACATTGGGCTGGCCGGGTGACCGATCAACCGATCGCGCTCCCCGAGGTAGGTGACCAGCTTCGCGACGACGGTATGATCAAGCGGCAGCAGCCGCTCGCGACCGAGTTTCCCGCGTTTGACGCGCAGCACGCCGTGACCAACATCGATATCGTCCCGGGCGAGCGCCAGCGCCTCGCTAATCCTCAGGCCGGTGACCGCCACCAGCCCGAACAGTGTCGAGCAGGTCAGCCCACGAAGGCCATAAATGGATGGCAGCTCGCTGGCGGCTGCGATGATCGCACCGACCTCGGCATCGCTGTAAATGTGCGGACGCGGTCGCTTCGACGAGTCTGGCAGCAGGCCTTGCGGGGGCACCTCGTTGGCAGGATCGAAGCCGCTCAACCACTGTGCGAACAGGCGTACAACGCAGAGCCTCGCGGCGCGCGTCGAGCTAGTCGCTTCCGCCAGCGATGCGTGCCAACGCAGGAACAGTGCCGTGTCGACATAGGTCGCACCTTCAGCGTCGGCGTAGCGGGTAAAGCGGCGGAGGATGCGCTCGGCGGTTCGCAGGTCGTAGCCAAGCTTGCGACGAACGCTCAGATAGCGGTCGAGCTGAGTCGAGAGGCTCATTGCACGCCTCCCTTCACGGGCCAGGGCATCGCGACAGACCGCAGGCCGTCGATATCGAGCCGGGCATATATCATCGTCGAAGAGCGCGAGCGGTGGCGCAGCACGTCGCCCACTTCGTCGAGCGACGCACCCGCGTTCACCAGCTGGGTCGCAAGGCTATGACGCAGCAGGTGCGATCCCACATAGGGCGTCACCGGCTTTTGCCCGGTCGCCTTGAGCGCCTCCTTGAGGATGGAGTTGACGATCTGCCCGTTCGCAAACGGGCGATATGGCGCGCGCTGCGCCACGAACAGGGTTCGGCTCGCCGTAGGGCCACGCTCAGTGCGGAGATAGGAACTCAGCGCGTCACCCACCTCTGGCGAGATGGGCAGGCGGTCATGGAGCTGGCCCTTGCCGCGCACCACCAGCTCGCCGGCACGCCAGTCGATATCG harbors:
- a CDS encoding tyrosine-type recombinase/integrase, which gives rise to MSLSTQLDRYLSVRRKLGYDLRTAERILRRFTRYADAEGATYVDTALFLRWHASLAEATSSTRAARLCVVRLFAQWLSGFDPANEVPPQGLLPDSSKRPRPHIYSDAEVGAIIAAASELPSIYGLRGLTCSTLFGLVAVTGLRISEALALARDDIDVGHGVLRVKRGKLGRERLLPLDHTVVAKLVTYLGERDRLIGHPASPMFVTEKATRLTDCSARYNFAQACQRIGLRSHQQYQRHGRGPRIHDLRHTFAVRTMINWYRTGKDPAREMIRLTTYLGHTNPSNTYWYLEAVPELLDLAMARATAIGGRWHHERHRLAGADPALLYRPALHPAGSEPSHGRWISRHVPAAASICECSA
- a CDS encoding tyrosine-type recombinase/integrase; its protein translation is MIQRFFTDRLCTQLEASRHTVAGYRDTFRLLLRYASAQLSKPPVKLLVDDIDADLIANFLVHTETARGNSARSRNTRLAAIRSFFRFVAMTDPTWLLHCQRVLAMPNKRYVKRTVTFLDAEEMAALLAAPDRSTWAGRRDHALLLLAVQTGLRASELVGLRCGDVALGTGAHIRCMGKGRKERATPLRRETAKLLAVWIGSDKDEGRPLFPSIRGEQLSRDALEHLVRKHCLTAARTCPTIGAKRVTPHTLRHSNAMDLLHHGVDPAVIALWLGHENVETTQIYIHADMRMKEKALARVAAPPTPSGRFRPDDQLLAFLEGL